In Parabacteroides timonensis, the genomic stretch AAACTAAAAAGAAAATTCATATTTACCTTGAAAAAACTTAATTGATCAAATATCATGATTTTAATTGCCGTTATTTCATTAGGAGCCATTGGAGCCATCGGTGCAGTATTCCTCTACGCCGCCTCCAAGAAGTTCGAAGTATACGAAGATCCTCGTATCGCACAAGTTCAGGAAGCACTTCCCGGAGCCAACTGCGGAGGTTGCGGATATCCTGGTTGCGGTGGTTTTGCTACTGCCTGCGTAAAAGCTGATTCATTGGAAGGACTTTTGTGTCCGGTCGGTGGAGCCGAAACAATGGGTAAAGTAGCCTCCATCCTTGGTATGGAAGCTACAGCAGCCGAACCGATGGTAGCCGTTGTCCGTTGCAACGGAACCTGCGAAGCCCGTCCGCGTACCAACCGTTATGATGGCGTACAAAGTTGTACCATTGCATCTTCCCTGTATGGTGGCGAAACAAACTGTACATTTGGTTGCCTGGGCTTTGGTGATTGTGTGACAGTTTGTGCTTTCGATGCGATCCACATCAATCCGACTACCGGACTACCGGAAGTGGTAGAGGACAAATGTACTTCCTGCGGTGCCTGTGTCAAGGCTTGTCCGAAAAACATCATCGAACTGCGCAAGAAAGGTCCGAAATCACGCCGTATTTTCGTAAGCTGTGTGAATAAAGACAAGGGAGGCGTTGCCAAGAAAGCTTGTGCCAATGCATGTATCGGTTGTGGTAAATGTGTGAAAGAATGTCCGTTCGAGGCAATCACACTAGAAAACAATGTGGCTTACATCGACTACCGTAAATGCCGCCTGTGCCGCAAATGTGTAGCCGTATGTCCTACCGGAGCCATTCATGAACTGAACTTCCCGCCCCGTAAAGAAGCTACCCCAGTTGTGGACGCCGACAAAGTAAAGCCTGTAACGCCCAAAGCAGCACCGGCTCCGAAAGCCGAAGCTATGCCAGCAACAGCGCCCGAAACAAAAACAACAGAAGAAACAACTCAAAAATAAAAATCTAATAGTATGCTAAGGACATTTCGAATCGGCGGTATACATCCACCCGAAAATAAATTGTCTGCCGGAAAGAAAATCACCGGACTGGCTATACCCAAGCAGGTCATTATACCATTGAGCCAGCATATCGGAGCTCCAGCCCAGGCTGTGGTAAAGAAAGGTGATCAGGTCAAGGTAGGTACGCTCCTGGCGAAAGCCGGAGGTTTTGTATCGGCAAATATCCACTCGTCGGTATCCGGTAAAGTAAACAAAATAGACAATGCTCTCGACGCTAGCGGATACAAACGTCCCGCTATCTATATTGATGTGGAAGGTGACGAATGGGAAGAATCCATCGATCGCAGCGAGACACTCGTAAAAGAATGCCCGCTACCATCCAAAGAGATTGTTGACAAAATTGCTGCCGCCGGCATCGTTGGTCTGGGAGGTGCAACTTTCCCGACACAGGTAAAACTGATGCCTCCTCCCGGAAGCAAAGCAGAAATCATTATCATCAATGCCGTCGAATGCGAGCCTTATCTAACTTCCGACCATTCATTGATGATGGAAAAAGCAGAGCAGATCCTGGTTGGTGTTACACTGCTTATGAAAGCCGTAAACGTTACAAAGGCCGTGATCGGTATCGAAAACAACAAACCCGATGCCATTGCTCATTTAGGAAAACTCGCTGCCGCCTATAAAGGTATCGAGATCATGCCGCTGAAAGTACAATATCCGCAGGGAGGTGAAAAGCAATTGATCGATGCAGTGATCCGCCGACAGGTAAAGAGCGGGGCACTTCCCATCTCCGCCGGGGCAGTTGTACAGAACGTCGGTACGGCTTATGCAGTATATGAAGCGGTGATGAAAAACAAACCATTGTTCGAACGTGTCGTAACCGTCACAGGTAAAGCGGTTGCCAATCCATCCAACTTCCTGGTTCGTATGGGCACACCGATCAGTGCACTGATTGAAGCGGCCGGCGGTATCCCCGAAAACACAGGTAAAGTGATCGGCGGCGGTCCGATGATGGGTAAAGCGCTGATCAGTCCGGAAGTACCGGTAACCAAAGGTAGTTCAGGCGTACTGCTGCTGACTAAGGAAGAATCCGTACGCAAACCGGTGTATGATTGCATCCGCTGTGCCAAATGCGTAAATGTTTGTCCGATGGGCCTCAACCCAACCCTGCTGATGAATGCAACAGAATTCACCGAATGGGATCTGGCAGAAAAGAATTATATAACCGACTGTATCGAGTGCGGTTCTTGTAGTTATACTTGTCCGGCTAACCGTCCGTTACTGGATTATATCCGTTCAGGTAAAGGAAAAGTAATGGGTATTATACGGGCACGAAAGTCATAATAAAGAGCAATATGGAAAATAATTTAATAGTATCTCCTTCGCCCCATATCCACGGTGGCGACAGCATAAGTAAAAATATGTATGGTGTACTGATTGCCCTTGTTCCGGCTTTCCTGGTATCCCTCTACTATTTCGGACTGGGTGCATTGATCGTTACTGCAACATCAGTTATAGCCTGTGTCCTTTTTGAATATCTGATCCAGAAGTTCCTGATGAAAAAGGAACCGACCGTATGCGACGGTTCAGCCATCCTGACCGGTGTCTTGCTCGCATTCAACTTACCCTCCAACCTACCCGTATGGATCATCCTGATTGGTGCGCTGGCTGCGATCGGTATCGGTAAGATGTCGTTCGGCGGATTAGGAAACAACATCTTCAACCCGGCATTGGTCGGTCGTGTATTTCTGTTGATCTCTTTCCCGGCACAGATGACAACCTGGCCGGAAGTTGGTCAGTTGACAGCTTATACAGACGCAACAACGGGTGCAACCGTCTTGTCATTAATGAACGAAGGTGCTTTAGACAAGTTACCGACACTCGTTGATATGCTACTCGGGAAAATGGGTGGTAGCCTCGGTGAAGTAAGTGCGTTGGCATTGCTTCTGGGACTATGCTATATGTTATGGAAAAAGATCATTACCTGGCAGATTCCTGTTTCCATCCTGGTTACGGTATTTGTATTTACAGGTATTATGCATCTGGTCAATCCGGTTCAATACGCAAGCCCGTTCGTTCACCTGCTGTCGGGAGGTTTGATGTTGGGAGCTATCTTTATGGCAACCGACTATGTGACTTCCCCGATGAGCAAGAACGGAATGTTAGTGTACGGTGTCGGTATCGGTATCCTGACCACAGTAATCCGTTTGTTCGGCTCTTATCCGGAAGGTATGTCGTTTGCTATTCTTATTATGAATGCATTTACCCCGCTGATCAACAGTTATATCAAACCTAAACATTTTGGAGGGAAATAAGCATGGCAAAACTAAAATCAACATTACCCAATATGCTTTTGTCGCTTACCATCATTTGTGTGGCGGCCGGAGCGATATTAGCCGGAGTGAACATGTACACCACCGGTCCGATTGCCGCCTCCAAAGCGGCTGCGCTGGAAGCAGCGATCAAAGCTGTTACCCCTGAGTTCGACAACAAACCGTCGGAAGATGCCTATATGGCCGTTACTGGTGATGGCGATTCACTAAAGATCTACCCGGCTACCAAAGGCGGTGAATTCGTAGGTGCTGCCGTTGAAAGTAACACCAAGAAAGGATTCAGCGGCGAGATTAAAGTAATCGTCGGATTCGATAAAACTGGAAAACTGTTAAACTATTCAGTATTGCAGCATGCGGAAACTCCGGGTCTCGGTGCCAAGATGCAGGAATGGTTTAGTGCAGATAAGAACAAACAAAGTGTGCTGGGACGCGACCTGACAAGCGGACCGCTAAAAGTAACTAAAGACGGTGGAGACGTGGACGCTATCACAGCAGCAACCATCACCAGCCGCGCATTCCTGGACGCAGTGAACCGCGCTTACAGCGCATTCTCTGGTACTGACGGAGTAACCGGTGCAACTGCTAACACTAAAGAGGGAGGAAACGACAATGAGTAATCTGAAAATATTGATGAACGGTATCATCAAAGAGAACCCGACATTTGTTTTACTGCTGGGTATGTGTCCAACTCTTGGTACAACCTCTTCAGCACTGAACGGTATGAGTATGGGACTTGCAACCATGTTTGTATTGATCTGTTCCAACATGGCGATCTCCGCAATGAAGAATCTTATTCCGGATATGGTACGTATCCCCGGATATATCGTTATTATCGCGACATTCGTTACGGTAGTACAAATGTGTATGGAAGCTTTCGTTCCCGCATTGTATGCCAGCCTGGGACTATTCATTCCGTTGATTGTAGTAAACTGTATCGTATTAGGACGTGCAGAAGCTTTCGCCGCTAAAAATGGCGTCGTTTCTTCCGCATTCGACGGACTGGGTATCGGACTCGGTTTCACCCTGGCACTTACACTGCTAGGTGCCATACGTGAATTATTGGGTACAGGAAAATTATTCGGCCTGACTCTTATGCCTGAACAATTCGGTTCGCTGATCTTCGTACTGGCGCCGGGTGCTTTCATCGCACTGGGCTACCTGATTGCTATTGTAAACAAATTGCGTAAAGCCTGATATTAAAAAACGAAAGATATGGAATATATACTAATATTTATCGCAGCCGTATTCGTTAATAACGTTGTATTAGCGCAGTTCCTCGGAATCTGTCCTTTCTTGGGCGTTTCCAAGAAGGTGGAAACAGCGGCAGGTATGGGTGCAGCAGTAACATTCGTGCTTACAATTGCAACCATCGTTACCTTCCTGGTCCAGAAATATGTATTAGATAAATTCGGGCTTGGGTTCATGCAGACAATCAGTTTTATCCTGATCATTGCAGCCTTGGTACAGATGGTGGAAATTATTCTCAAAAAAGTTTCACCGGCCCTCTACCAGGCACTCGGCGTGTTCCTCCCGTTGATTACCACCAACTGTTGTATTTTAGGTGTGGCTATACTTGTCATACAAAAAGAATATAATTTATTGGAATCTGTTGTATATGCGATCTCCACAGCTATTGGATTTGCGCTAGCTTTAGTTATCTTTGCAGGGATTAGAGAACAGTTGGCATTGACCCACGTTCCCGAAGGTATGAAAGGTACCCCTATTGCGCTTATTACTGCCGGTTTACTGGCTATGGCGTTTATGGGATTCTCTGGAATCGTATAATTAATCTAAATAGAGACTAGCATGAAAAAGAAAATCTTAGTAGCAGGTGGAACCGGATATATTGGCTCTCACACTACAGTTGAGTTGCAGAATGCAGGCTACGATGTAGTGATCATCGACGACCTGTCAAATTCCAACATCGAAGTACTGGACGGTATTGAAAAGATCACCGGTATCCGCCCTGAATTCATCAAGCTGGATTTAAAAGATAAAGAAGGAACCCGCGAAGCATTGAAGGCTCACCCGGGTATCAACGGTATCATCCTGTTCGCTGCCAGCAAAGCAGTCGGCGAATCTGTTCAACAACCGTTGAAGTACTACCGCAACAACGTCGTTACGCTGGTCAACCTGTTGGAACTGATGCCTGAATTCAATATCGAAGGTATCGTGTTCTCTTCTTCCTGTACCGTTTACGGACAGCCGGATCCTGAAAACTTGCCTGTAACAGAAGATGCACCGATCAAACCGGCTACTTCTCCTTACGGTAATACAAAACAGATCAACGAAGAAATCATCCGCGATACAATTCACGCAAACGCTCCGTTCAAGAGCATTATCCTGCGTTACTTCAACCCGATCGGTGCTCACCCGAGTGCAGAAATCGGCGAATTACCTAACGGTGTTCCTCAGAACCTGATCCCGTATCTGACTCAGACTGCTATGGGTATCCGTAAGGAACTAAGTGTATTCGGTGACGATTACGATACTCCTGACGGTTCTTGTATCCGCGATTATATCAATGTTGTCGATCTGGCCAAAGCACACGTGATCGCTATGGATCGCATGCTGGGCGGCAAGACAGATGCAAATGTTGAATATTTCAACCTGGGAACCGGAAACGGTGTAACCGTACTGGAACTGATCAACACATTCGAAAAAGCTACCGGCGTAAAAGTTCCTCACAAGATCGTAGGCCGTCGCGAAGGTGATATCGAAAAGGTTTGGGCTAATCCGGAACGTGCTAACAAAGTATTGGGTTGGACTGCAAAAGAAACATTGGCTGATACATTGGCTTCTGCCTGGAAATGGCAAGAAAGACTGCGCGAACGCGGTATCCAATAAATAGCCGTTTAAATATATAAAAAGCCGGAAGAAGCATTACTGTTTCTTCCGGCTTTTTTGTATTCCTTATATTCTCCAGGAAATTACTGATTCAATATCTTATCGACTGCCTCACGCCAGTCCTCTCCATTCGCAGGTTGATAGGCTTGAAAGCCAAGATTACGGCCTACCTCCACGTTACTCTTCGCATCATCGACGAAAAGAGTTTCAGATGGGATAAGACCGCTATCCGCAATCATATAATCAAAGATTTTTCGATCAGGCTTAGTCACGCCCACCTCATAGGAAGTATACATCTTATCAAAATAATCCCCGATGGGACGTCCGGCAGCACTGAACTGATCGGTCCGGGCCCAACCTTCCTGAATGATCGGATTCGTATTACTTAAAAGATAAACATTGTAATGTTCGCGGAGTTTCAACAGATGGCCGAGCTTGTATTGAGGAACATCGACAATAAAACCTAGCCAGGCATGTTTTATCTCTTCATAAGATAAATCTTTTCCTGTGTGTTCACGCAATTTCTGGCAATACTCGTCGGCTGTGATCGTTCCGTTCTCTACTTCCAGGAAAATACCTTTTTGCTCGTAGGGATCAAGCAGTTGTGCTGCATCCACTACACCGATCTCTTCAAAACGACGGACTGCCTGATCATGGCTCAGATCGATCAGGACTCCTCCCAGATCGAATACAATGTTTTTAATCTTTGTCATAATTATGCATTTTTACTTCTATCTTGTCTTTACTGCCTAGCAAAGATAAGAATAATAAGTGTAAAACAACTACCATCAAAACACTAACCTTAATACCCAAGAGTAAACCGTTCTTTATGATGTTTCTCCTGTTCGAGTTCGTCGATCATAGCTACGGCATAATCTTCGACGGAGATAGCACTCTCGCCGCTTTCGTCGACGATCAATTCATCCTTGCCCAAACGAAATTTCCCAGTACGCTGACCGGGCGCCATATTCGCCGCAGAACTCAAGAAATGGCAGAACCTACATAGCCGGTTGCACCTCTGATTACTATTTTCTTCATGACTATATGTATGTTTGATTACTTTATATAGAACAACATACAATAGGCTTCTTGTTTTGTGAAATACCCTATTTCTGGAATACCTTGGTCGATTTGATCATGACGTCATGCACGGGACGGTCATTCTTATCGGTTTTCACCAGCGACATTTTCTCTACAATATCAAAACCATCAACCACTTCTCCGAAGATCGTCACCGAACTATCCAGATGGGGAACACCTCCTACCGTTTTATACACCTCTCGTTGTTCGGCCGGAATAACGTACGGTCCCAGTTCTGCTAAAGTATCTTCCACCATGATCAAAGCGCGATTGGTCAGTTCCGTTTCCATCGACTCGACAGCCAATGAGGGATCTTCTTTCTTCAGTTGATCCATAAATTTATAGTATAGCCAATTGCGGCGGATTTCATTAATACGTGCTTCTTTCTGATCCAGTTCGGCATCACTCAGCACTTTTCCCTGTACAAAGCAGAATTGAGTGCCAGCTGAAGCGCGTTCGGGATTCACATCATCTCCTTCTTTAGCGTCGATCAAGGCACCACGTTTATTGAAATGGTTCGGGAGTATCTCGGCAGGAACGGTATAACCTCCGTCGCCATCGCCATATAATACGCCAGGTTCATGAGCTTTACTTGTAGGATCGCCGCCCTGCACAACAAAATCTTTGATAATGCGATGGAACAACATTCCTTCATATTCGCCGGACTGGCACAGTTTGATAAAGTTATCCCGATGCAGCGGCGTATCGTCATACAACATAACGGTTACATCTCCCATCGTCGTTTTTACTGTCACATAGACGGGTTTAGAGGGATCGAGCGGTTTATCCGTACAGGATATAAGAGTAAACAAGATAAGTACAAAGGCTAATAGATGTTGTTTCATAATTAGTAGATGTTATATTATAGTTTAAAGTGAATCATTGTTTATAGCAAGAAGTAGCATCTTTTCCTTATTCTTCCGCTTTATACACCAACATCTGGCACCGCTTGCAATCGAACTGCAGGCGGAGCCGGGTGTCTTTATATAACAGATAGTACGGTTCCTTATACGGAGATTTCTGTTTTTGATAAGTCGGACACCATCCCATACTATACCGCAGGCAATGTTTGGTAAACATCAATGGAACATCCTTTTCAGGCTTCAATTCGAATGCTTCGGCAACACTCTCTACTCCATGTACCTTGTAAAAAGCGGTTGCCCGGCTGTTCGACACATTTCCCAGATAAGTTAATTGCCTTTCAGGGAACGGAATCTCTTTTGTTGGCTCTACCTTACGTGCCAGTTCCCGCTGATAACGGATAGCACGGTCAGCCTGTAACTTCTCCACTGCTTTACGACGCATATCCGCCAGTAAAGAGGAAGGGACAAACCAGTTCTCACTCATCTGTACGACAATCTCCGAGGCTTCGAACGGTGTATTACCTAATTTGGAAAGCTGGGTACGGATATTGTCTGCCTGGTCACGACGAGCTAATTCTTTAGTAAATGACTCAGTAAGCATGACGCGGGCACCTGTTTCATCTTCCATCACTAAGGTAAAGCCGAAAGAGTTATCCAAAAACTCTATCTTTACAGAAAGCTTACGCTCAGCAGACGGTTTTGCCAACTGCTTTTCAAATACCTGATCGAAATTACGATAAAGAGGTGTCTTCGGCTTTATGTCCGGCATATCCAGCGGAAAGACACGGTTGGCTTCTACCTTGTTCACACGGAAACCCTCCAGCTCACCCCTGCCATTAAAAAAGACCAGACCATCGCCATTATTCAACTGCTTCAGACCAGCCACTGTAAACGAGTTTCCTTTCAGCTCTTTTACTGTTCCAACCGGTTCCCCCAGCGACTTAGGCGTATTGAATGCTGTAATATCTTTGCTTCGTTCATGCAGGAAAAACGGAGTGAATCCCCTGTTAAAACTCTTCTCTGCCACCGGCTCAAACGTATACCTACTCGTTCCTGCCGATGCACGACAATATTCCGGACGACGCGCCAGAATCGCATCCAGCTTCTTCCGGTAATAAGCTGTTATATTCTTTACATAGGTGACATCTTTCAACCGCCCTTCTATCTTCAACGACGAAACACCCGCATCGAGCAATGCTTCCAGCTGATCGGAACGGTTCATATCTTTAAGAGACAACAAATGCTTATCATGCACGATCTCCGTTCCATTCGCATCTACCATTGAGTAGGGTAAACGGCAATATTGAGCACATTCCCCCCTATTGGCACTTCGACCGCTAAGCGCAGCGCTCAAATAACACTGACCGCTGTAACTGACACATAAAGCACCATGCACAAAGACCTCCAACGGCACAGTCGTCTGTTCGGATATCTGACGAATCTCGTTCAGTGACAATTCACGTGCCAGAACGACCTGTGTAAATCCGGCAGCCTCCAGGAACTTGACCTTCTCCGGCGTGCGGTTATCCGTCTGGGTACTGGCATGCAAAGGAATAGGCGGCAGGTTCAAACGGGTAATCCCCATATCCTGTACGATCAGAGCATCGGCTCCGGCCTGGTAAAGTTGCCGGATCAACTGTTCTGCTTCCGATAATTCATCTTCACGAAGTATAGTGTTTAATGCCACATAGATACGGGCATTATACAGATGTGCATAATCACAAAGGGCACGGATATCGTCCAAAGAATTTCCGGCAGCAGCACGCGCACCAAATTTGGGAGCACCGATATACACGGCATCGGCACCATGGTTGATAGCTTCGATGCCACATGTTAAATCCTTTGCCGGAGCCAGGAGTTCTATACGACGGGGTTTGATTGACATACTTTATTTCAGTTGACAGTTGACAAGTGACAACTATTTACAGACTTCCTAAGTTTTTGATATCTTCGATATTGAATGGGGTTTCCTGATAAACATAATAATTCAGCCAGTTCGTAAAGAGCAGGTTGGCATGACCACGCCAACGGACAACCGGGCCCTGAGCCGGATCATTATTACGATAATAGTTGTGAGGGACCGAAATAGGAAGCCCCTTATTCAAGTCGCGGATATATTCATCGCTCAATGTATAAGGCGAATATTCCGAATGTCCGGTAATATAGAATTCACGTCCTCCACGCGACATCGCCATATAAACGCCAGACTCTTCACTTTCGGAAAGTAATGTCAGTTCCGGTACCTTACGGATATCTTCACGGCGGATCTCCGTATGACGACTGTGAGGTACATAAAACTCATCATCGAATCCACGGAATATCTGTAAAGAAGGCTCCCGCAACGTATGACGGAAAACACCGAACATCTTCGCCGGCAAATCATATTTAGGAACACCATAGAAATGATACAACCCAGCCTGTGCCGCCCAGCATATATATAATGTAGAAGTCACATGCGTGCGTGCCCAGTCAAAGATCGTAGTCACTTCCTCCCAGTAACTCACATCTTCAAAAGGCATCTGCTCTACCGGCGCACCGGTAATGATCATTCCATCATAATAATCTTTCTCTATTTCGTCGAAGTCTTTATAAAACTCCTGCATATGTTCGATCGGGGTATTCTTTGGAGTATGGCCCTTTATCTTCATAAAGTCAAGCTCAACCTGTAAAGGTGTATTACTCAGCAAACGGATCAGATCGGTCTCCGTTGTTATCTTCAACGGCATCAGGTTTAATACCACCACACGTAGAGGGCGGATATCCTGTTCCGAAGCTCGTAAGGAATCCATCACAAAGATGTGTTCCTTTTTAAGAAGCTCAATAGCGGGTAAATTCTTTTGTAAATTTAATGGCATCGCGATTCCTGTCTTTATTGTTTTTAGAAATACAAAGATAGGAATAAGTTAGCAGTTGGCGATTCTCCAAATAAAAAAAGTAGTAACAGGTACTTTCCACAGAAAAACCTGTTACTACTTTATAAAGATAATATCTTCAAGAACTAATCTGTCACCTCATGAGAAAGAGTATATCCTCCCCCTAATGCTTTATAAAGATAGACTACCGCCAGTAGTTCATTCAGTACGGCATTATTCAAGCTGATCTGGGCATCCAGATATCCACGCTGTGCATCCAATACGTCGATATAATTGGTTACTCCATTGATATATTGCAGTTCTGCCAGCTTAACATATTTAGCAGACGCAGACTCCAATCTCTCCTGAGAGAAGCGAATCTCTTTTGCTTTGCGGATCGTGATAATAGCATCGTTTACCTCTTTAAAGGCACCGATCACACTCTTCTGATAACTGTAAACTTCCTGTTCGTAACGGGCTTTCGAGGCTTTTAGCTTTGCCTTGTTTTTTCCCATTGCGAAAAGCGGTTGAAGCAGGTCGCCCGCCAGGAACCAGGCCGGACTCTTCAACAGGTCGCCTAATTCTTCACTTTCAATACCGAAGTTTCCTGTCAGACTGATCTTCGGGAATAGGTCGGTATAGGCAACTCCTACCTTGGCATTGGCTTCACGCAGTTTCAATTCCGCTTGCCGCATATCGGGACGACGCTCCAATAAAGCAGATGGTAACCCTACCGGCAATGCATCGGGTAAACGTTGTTGGCCAAGAGATAATCCACGGGGAATATAGCCGGGATATTCTCCCAACAAAAGGGATATATCATTTTCCTTTATCCTGACCTGACGTTCCAACGAGGGAACAAGCGTTTCTGTACGGGCCAACTCTACCAATGCCTGGTTGTAAGATGTCTCAGATGTCAAACCACCTTCAAAGCGAAGTTTAGCCAAACGAACACCTTCACGGCGAGCCTCCAACGTCTGACGAACAATATTCAACTGCCGGTCGAGAGCACACAATTCATAATAAGCAGCGGCCACTTCTGCCACTAAAGTCAGTTGAAGGCTACGTTGGGCCTCTACCGATTGCAGGTAGGCAGCAATACCGGCTTCATTCGCCCAACGCAGGTTTCCCCATAAGTCGAGTTCCCATGAGAGGGTCAGCTTTGCCCCATATTCAGGATCGGGTTTCGGATTATCACCGCCATAGTTCAAACGCTCCTTCTGTCCGTAAATACGTGCTCCGATTTCAGGGAATTGTTCGGCAAAAGTGATACGTTTGGCAGCCATCATCTCTTTGATCTTGGCAGCTGCGATCTTCATATCTTTATTATTCTCCAAGGCCGTTGTGATCAACCGTTGCAAAGTTGTATCGGCATACAGACTTTCCCAAGGAATGTTCTCTACGGAAAGAGTATCCGATTCTCCTTCAAACCGGACCGGAAGATTCAAGTCCGGACGGGCATACTTTTCCCCTAACTTACAAGAAGAAAGCGAAACCAACGCAACCGTCACAACTGCAATAAAAAGAAACAGCTTTCTCTTCCGGAGAATTTTCTCCTTCGGAATAATCTGGCTAACCTTCTCCAGTTTCAATACCTTCTTTACTTTATAAATAAAGACAAAGAAGAACGGAACCAGCACAATTCCCACAGTAATAACCACCAGCA encodes the following:
- a CDS encoding RnfABCDGE type electron transport complex subunit E, with amino-acid sequence MSNLKILMNGIIKENPTFVLLLGMCPTLGTTSSALNGMSMGLATMFVLICSNMAISAMKNLIPDMVRIPGYIVIIATFVTVVQMCMEAFVPALYASLGLFIPLIVVNCIVLGRAEAFAAKNGVVSSAFDGLGIGLGFTLALTLLGAIRELLGTGKLFGLTLMPEQFGSLIFVLAPGAFIALGYLIAIVNKLRKA
- the galE gene encoding UDP-glucose 4-epimerase GalE; protein product: MKKKILVAGGTGYIGSHTTVELQNAGYDVVIIDDLSNSNIEVLDGIEKITGIRPEFIKLDLKDKEGTREALKAHPGINGIILFAASKAVGESVQQPLKYYRNNVVTLVNLLELMPEFNIEGIVFSSSCTVYGQPDPENLPVTEDAPIKPATSPYGNTKQINEEIIRDTIHANAPFKSIILRYFNPIGAHPSAEIGELPNGVPQNLIPYLTQTAMGIRKELSVFGDDYDTPDGSCIRDYINVVDLAKAHVIAMDRMLGGKTDANVEYFNLGTGNGVTVLELINTFEKATGVKVPHKIVGRREGDIEKVWANPERANKVLGWTAKETLADTLASAWKWQERLRERGIQ
- a CDS encoding peptidylprolyl isomerase; translation: MKQHLLAFVLILFTLISCTDKPLDPSKPVYVTVKTTMGDVTVMLYDDTPLHRDNFIKLCQSGEYEGMLFHRIIKDFVVQGGDPTSKAHEPGVLYGDGDGGYTVPAEILPNHFNKRGALIDAKEGDDVNPERASAGTQFCFVQGKVLSDAELDQKEARINEIRRNWLYYKFMDQLKKEDPSLAVESMETELTNRALIMVEDTLAELGPYVIPAEQREVYKTVGGVPHLDSSVTIFGEVVDGFDIVEKMSLVKTDKNDRPVHDVMIKSTKVFQK
- a CDS encoding Fe-S cluster domain-containing protein, which produces MILIAVISLGAIGAIGAVFLYAASKKFEVYEDPRIAQVQEALPGANCGGCGYPGCGGFATACVKADSLEGLLCPVGGAETMGKVASILGMEATAAEPMVAVVRCNGTCEARPRTNRYDGVQSCTIASSLYGGETNCTFGCLGFGDCVTVCAFDAIHINPTTGLPEVVEDKCTSCGACVKACPKNIIELRKKGPKSRRIFVSCVNKDKGGVAKKACANACIGCGKCVKECPFEAITLENNVAYIDYRKCRLCRKCVAVCPTGAIHELNFPPRKEATPVVDADKVKPVTPKAAPAPKAEAMPATAPETKTTEETTQK
- the rsxA gene encoding electron transport complex subunit RsxA; translation: MEYILIFIAAVFVNNVVLAQFLGICPFLGVSKKVETAAGMGAAVTFVLTIATIVTFLVQKYVLDKFGLGFMQTISFILIIAALVQMVEIILKKVSPALYQALGVFLPLITTNCCILGVAILVIQKEYNLLESVVYAISTAIGFALALVIFAGIREQLALTHVPEGMKGTPIALITAGLLAMAFMGFSGIV
- the rsxC gene encoding electron transport complex subunit RsxC, translated to MLRTFRIGGIHPPENKLSAGKKITGLAIPKQVIIPLSQHIGAPAQAVVKKGDQVKVGTLLAKAGGFVSANIHSSVSGKVNKIDNALDASGYKRPAIYIDVEGDEWEESIDRSETLVKECPLPSKEIVDKIAAAGIVGLGGATFPTQVKLMPPPGSKAEIIIINAVECEPYLTSDHSLMMEKAEQILVGVTLLMKAVNVTKAVIGIENNKPDAIAHLGKLAAAYKGIEIMPLKVQYPQGGEKQLIDAVIRRQVKSGALPISAGAVVQNVGTAYAVYEAVMKNKPLFERVVTVTGKAVANPSNFLVRMGTPISALIEAAGGIPENTGKVIGGGPMMGKALISPEVPVTKGSSGVLLLTKEESVRKPVYDCIRCAKCVNVCPMGLNPTLLMNATEFTEWDLAEKNYITDCIECGSCSYTCPANRPLLDYIRSGKGKVMGIIRARKS
- a CDS encoding HAD family hydrolase, with translation MTKIKNIVFDLGGVLIDLSHDQAVRRFEEIGVVDAAQLLDPYEQKGIFLEVENGTITADEYCQKLREHTGKDLSYEEIKHAWLGFIVDVPQYKLGHLLKLREHYNVYLLSNTNPIIQEGWARTDQFSAAGRPIGDYFDKMYTSYEVGVTKPDRKIFDYMIADSGLIPSETLFVDDAKSNVEVGRNLGFQAYQPANGEDWREAVDKILNQ
- a CDS encoding RnfABCDGE type electron transport complex subunit G, whose protein sequence is MAKLKSTLPNMLLSLTIICVAAGAILAGVNMYTTGPIAASKAAALEAAIKAVTPEFDNKPSEDAYMAVTGDGDSLKIYPATKGGEFVGAAVESNTKKGFSGEIKVIVGFDKTGKLLNYSVLQHAETPGLGAKMQEWFSADKNKQSVLGRDLTSGPLKVTKDGGDVDAITAATITSRAFLDAVNRAYSAFSGTDGVTGATANTKEGGNDNE
- a CDS encoding RnfABCDGE type electron transport complex subunit D — its product is MENNLIVSPSPHIHGGDSISKNMYGVLIALVPAFLVSLYYFGLGALIVTATSVIACVLFEYLIQKFLMKKEPTVCDGSAILTGVLLAFNLPSNLPVWIILIGALAAIGIGKMSFGGLGNNIFNPALVGRVFLLISFPAQMTTWPEVGQLTAYTDATTGATVLSLMNEGALDKLPTLVDMLLGKMGGSLGEVSALALLLGLCYMLWKKIITWQIPVSILVTVFVFTGIMHLVNPVQYASPFVHLLSGGLMLGAIFMATDYVTSPMSKNGMLVYGVGIGILTTVIRLFGSYPEGMSFAILIMNAFTPLINSYIKPKHFGGK